One stretch of Natronobacterium gregoryi SP2 DNA includes these proteins:
- a CDS encoding universal stress protein yields the protein MYDSILVATDGSETGSVAVEHAIELADQFGATLYGITVLESRTEYDNAIVDPAETKRRRIDRAESVLADLESTAVDVGLSVETTVESGVPHEKILEAAGEYGVDAIVVGARGRSSFKRALLGGTVDGVVRLTDRPVVVVAEDEHEPESTGD from the coding sequence ATGTACGACTCGATTCTCGTCGCGACCGACGGGAGCGAGACCGGGAGTGTCGCAGTCGAGCACGCGATCGAGCTTGCGGACCAGTTCGGTGCCACGCTGTACGGGATCACGGTTCTCGAGAGTCGAACCGAGTACGACAACGCGATCGTCGATCCAGCGGAGACCAAACGCCGACGGATCGATCGTGCAGAGTCGGTGCTTGCCGACCTCGAGTCGACCGCGGTCGACGTCGGCCTCTCGGTCGAAACGACAGTCGAGTCGGGAGTGCCACACGAGAAGATCCTCGAGGCTGCTGGCGAGTACGGCGTGGACGCGATCGTCGTCGGCGCTCGCGGCCGGTCGTCGTTCAAGCGGGCGTTGTTGGGGGGGACGGTCGACGGCGTCGTCAGGCTCACCGATCGGCCAGTAGTGGTCGTCGCGGAAGACGAGCATGAGCCGGAGTCGACCGGCGACTGA